The following proteins are co-located in the Acidicapsa acidisoli genome:
- the mtaB gene encoding tRNA (N(6)-L-threonylcarbamoyladenosine(37)-C(2))-methylthiotransferase MtaB: MAGFHVENFGCRAARADGEAVSSRLRAEGLFELTLPEADVVILNTCSVTAEADRDARAFVRKTRRLNPEAKIVVTGCYAQRAPDEIAALDGVSAVVGNSHKGMVPEIVHGLLREEDAQANAALISPSDLLLSPSSAQVWADDRFAHSYIEGAQVVPGLQTRPNLKIQEGCGNRCTFCIIPTTRGASRSLSRAKVLDQVRGFVAADGKELVISGINLGRWGRDLSEGYSLAGLVREILTETGLPRLRLSSIEPMDWTPELIGLMREFGAGRLARHAHLPLQSGSDAVLRRMHRRYRPWHYEQKVAALVDAAGQELAVGADVMVGFPGETDAEFRETSDMIARLPFTYLHLFPFSPRPGTRGWELHRESPVASQAVSERMATLRDLAAEKGRRFRAGLIGCTLPAITLHTAAEVAARGRTSLLTDNYLPVEMSGVEPANRLVRIKLTGIDEAILQRTDL; encoded by the coding sequence ATGGCCGGGTTTCACGTCGAAAACTTCGGATGCCGGGCGGCTCGCGCGGATGGCGAGGCGGTAAGCTCGCGTCTGCGCGCTGAGGGGCTGTTTGAACTCACCCTGCCGGAAGCGGACGTTGTGATCCTCAATACATGCAGCGTGACCGCCGAGGCAGATCGCGATGCACGCGCCTTTGTGCGCAAGACGCGGCGGCTCAATCCGGAAGCGAAGATCGTTGTCACTGGCTGCTACGCACAGCGCGCGCCCGATGAGATCGCCGCGCTGGACGGAGTCAGCGCCGTGGTCGGCAATAGCCACAAGGGCATGGTGCCGGAGATTGTGCATGGGTTGCTTCGTGAAGAAGATGCGCAGGCGAATGCGGCGTTGATTTCTCCTTCGGATCTGCTATTGAGTCCCTCCTCGGCGCAGGTCTGGGCGGATGATCGATTTGCGCACTCTTATATTGAGGGAGCTCAGGTGGTTCCGGGCTTGCAGACGCGGCCTAACCTCAAGATCCAGGAGGGCTGCGGCAACCGCTGCACGTTCTGCATTATTCCGACCACGCGCGGGGCATCGCGCAGCCTTTCGCGCGCGAAAGTGCTGGATCAGGTGCGGGGCTTTGTCGCCGCCGATGGCAAGGAACTTGTAATCTCGGGCATCAATCTCGGGCGCTGGGGTCGCGATCTGTCGGAGGGTTACTCGCTGGCGGGGTTAGTGCGGGAGATTCTGACGGAAACTGGATTGCCGCGTTTGCGCCTGAGTTCGATTGAGCCGATGGACTGGACTCCGGAGCTGATCGGGTTGATGCGGGAATTTGGCGCCGGCAGACTGGCGCGTCACGCCCACTTGCCGCTCCAATCCGGCTCGGACGCTGTATTGCGACGAATGCATCGCCGTTATCGTCCGTGGCATTACGAGCAGAAGGTGGCAGCGCTGGTCGATGCCGCAGGGCAGGAGTTGGCCGTCGGTGCCGATGTCATGGTTGGCTTTCCCGGCGAGACGGATGCGGAATTTCGCGAAACCTCCGACATGATCGCGAGGCTGCCGTTTACCTATCTCCATCTGTTTCCGTTTTCACCGCGACCGGGAACTCGAGGCTGGGAACTGCATCGCGAGAGTCCGGTTGCTTCGCAAGCGGTGAGCGAACGCATGGCGACCTTGCGCGATCTTGCCGCTGAGAAAGGTCGCCGCTTCCGAGCAGGGTTAATCGGATGCACCTTGCCCGCAATTACGCTGCATACCGCAGCCGAAGTCGCGGCCCGAGGGCGGACTTCCTTGCTCACGGACAACTACCTTCCGGTCGAGATGAGCGGGGTCGAGCCGGCGAACCGGCTGGTGCGGATCAAGCTGACGGGGATCGACGAGGCCATACTGCAGCGTACCGATTTATGA